From the Streptococcus oralis ATCC 35037 genome, one window contains:
- the pbp1a gene encoding penicillin-binding protein PBP1A, with protein MNKQTFLRIAKYVSISLLTVFIAAVMLGGGLFLYYVSKAPELSESKLVATTSSKIYDSNDELIADLGSERRVNAQANEIPTDLVNAIVSIEDHRFFNHRGIDTIRILGATLRNLRGGGGLQGASTLTQQLIKLTYFSTSTSDQTLSRKAQEAWLAVQLEQKATKQEILTYYINKVYMSNGNYGMQTAAQSYYGKDLKDLSIPQLALLAGMPQAPNQYDPYSHPEAAQERRNLVLSEMKGQGYISAEQYEKAINTPITDGLQSLKSANSYPPYMDNYLKEVIDQVEQETGYNLLTTGMDVYTNVDPKVQQHLWDIYNTDEYVNYPDDEMQVASTIVDVTNGKVIAQLGSRHQSSNVSFGINQAVETNRDWGSTMKPITDYAPALEYDIYDSTASIVHDVPYNYPGTDTPVYNWDRSYFGNITIQYALQQSRNVTAVETLNKVGLDRAKTFLNGIGIDYPDMHYANAISSNTTESNKKYGASSEKMAAAYAAFANGGIYHKPMYINKIVFSDGSSKEYADPGTRAMKETTAYMMTEMMKTVLAYGTGRGAYLPWLPQAGKTGTSNYTDDEIENYIKNTGYVAPDEMFVGYTRKYSMAVWTGYSNRLTPIVGDGFYVAAKVYRSMMTYLSEDNNPGDWTMPEGLYRSGEFVFKNSARSAWTAPAPQQAPTPESSSSTSESSTSQSSSTTPSTNNSANNNTNNQQPNTTPGQQNQNQNQNPQPAQP; from the coding sequence ATGAACAAACAAACTTTTCTGCGAATAGCTAAGTATGTCAGCATCAGTCTCTTAACTGTATTTATCGCAGCTGTAATGCTTGGTGGAGGTCTCTTCCTCTACTATGTTAGCAAGGCTCCAGAACTTTCTGAAAGTAAACTAGTTGCTACAACGTCAAGTAAGATCTATGATAGCAATGACGAGCTTATTGCTGATCTTGGATCGGAACGTCGAGTCAATGCCCAAGCAAACGAAATACCGACCGATTTGGTCAACGCTATTGTTTCGATTGAGGACCATCGCTTCTTTAATCACCGAGGAATCGACACGATCCGTATCCTAGGTGCTACCCTCCGAAACCTTCGTGGTGGTGGAGGTCTGCAAGGAGCTTCCACCTTGACACAGCAGTTGATCAAGTTAACCTATTTCTCTACGTCAACTTCTGATCAAACTCTTTCTCGTAAGGCCCAGGAAGCTTGGTTAGCCGTTCAGCTAGAACAAAAAGCGACTAAACAAGAGATCTTGACCTACTACATCAACAAGGTTTACATGTCAAACGGGAACTACGGAATGCAGACAGCTGCCCAAAGTTACTATGGCAAGGATCTCAAAGATCTAAGTATTCCTCAATTGGCTCTCCTTGCTGGTATGCCTCAGGCTCCAAACCAGTATGATCCATACTCGCATCCAGAAGCTGCTCAAGAACGTCGTAATCTCGTCCTCTCTGAGATGAAGGGGCAAGGTTACATTTCAGCTGAGCAATATGAAAAAGCGATTAATACTCCGATTACAGATGGACTTCAAAGTCTAAAATCAGCTAATAGTTATCCTCCATACATGGACAACTATCTCAAAGAGGTAATCGATCAAGTCGAACAAGAAACAGGCTACAACCTCTTAACGACTGGTATGGACGTCTACACCAACGTTGATCCTAAAGTTCAACAACATCTCTGGGATATCTACAATACCGACGAGTATGTCAACTATCCAGATGATGAAATGCAAGTAGCTTCAACGATTGTGGATGTGACAAATGGGAAAGTCATTGCTCAGTTAGGTTCTCGTCACCAATCAAGCAATGTTTCCTTCGGAATCAACCAAGCTGTGGAAACCAACCGTGACTGGGGTTCTACCATGAAGCCAATCACAGACTATGCTCCTGCCTTGGAGTATGACATCTACGACTCAACTGCTTCGATTGTACATGATGTTCCATACAACTATCCTGGAACAGATACCCCTGTTTACAACTGGGATAGAAGTTATTTTGGAAATATCACCATCCAATATGCGCTCCAACAATCACGGAACGTTACAGCCGTAGAAACCTTGAACAAAGTCGGTTTGGATAGAGCCAAGACCTTCCTGAATGGAATCGGTATTGACTATCCAGATATGCACTATGCCAACGCGATTTCAAGTAATACGACTGAGTCAAACAAAAAGTACGGAGCAAGTAGTGAGAAAATGGCTGCTGCTTACGCTGCTTTTGCTAACGGTGGTATCTACCATAAACCAATGTATATCAACAAAATCGTCTTTAGCGATGGTAGCTCAAAAGAATACGCTGATCCTGGTACTCGTGCCATGAAAGAGACGACCGCCTATATGATGACAGAAATGATGAAGACTGTCTTGGCATACGGAACGGGTCGTGGTGCTTATCTCCCTTGGCTACCTCAAGCTGGTAAGACTGGTACATCAAACTATACAGATGATGAAATTGAAAACTACATCAAAAATACTGGTTATGTAGCCCCAGACGAAATGTTTGTTGGTTATACTCGCAAATATTCAATGGCTGTATGGACAGGTTACTCAAACCGCCTGACTCCTATCGTTGGTGATGGCTTCTATGTTGCTGCTAAGGTTTACCGTTCAATGATGACTTATCTGTCTGAGGATAACAACCCTGGCGACTGGACTATGCCAGAAGGCCTCTATCGAAGTGGTGAGTTCGTCTTTAAAAACAGTGCTCGTTCTGCATGGACTGCCCCTGCTCCGCAACAGGCCCCAACACCTGAAAGTTCGAGCTCGACATCAGAAAGTTCAACTTCACAGTCAAGCTCAACTACTCCAAGCACGAATAATAGTGCAAACAATAATACCAATAACCAGCAACCAAATACAACGCCTGGTCAACAAAACCAGAACCAAAATCAGAATCCTCAACCAGCACAACCATAA
- the recU gene encoding Holliday junction resolvase RecU, whose product MVNYPHKISSQKRQAPLSQTKNFANRGMSFEKMINATNDYYLSHGLAVIHKKPTPIQIVRVDYPQRSRAKIVEAYFRQASTTDYSGVYDGYYIDFEAKETRQKHAIPMKNFHPHQIQHMEQVLAQQGICFVLLHFSSQQETYLLPAIDLIRFYHQDKGQKSMPLGYIRENGYRIEPGAFPQIPYLDIIKEHLLGGKTR is encoded by the coding sequence ATGGTCAACTATCCACATAAAATTTCATCTCAAAAAAGACAAGCACCCCTGTCACAAACTAAAAATTTCGCAAATCGGGGAATGTCTTTTGAAAAGATGATCAATGCTACGAACGACTACTATTTGTCGCATGGGTTAGCTGTTATTCACAAGAAACCGACTCCCATCCAAATCGTACGTGTCGACTATCCCCAACGAAGTCGAGCCAAGATTGTTGAAGCCTACTTCAGACAAGCCTCAACTACTGACTATTCAGGGGTTTATGATGGATACTACATCGACTTTGAAGCAAAGGAAACCAGGCAAAAACATGCGATACCGATGAAGAATTTTCATCCCCATCAGATCCAGCATATGGAACAAGTCCTTGCCCAGCAAGGAATCTGCTTTGTACTCCTTCACTTTTCTTCTCAGCAAGAAACCTACTTATTACCGGCTATTGACCTCATCCGTTTCTATCATCAAGATAAGGGACAGAAGTCAATGCCACTTGGATATATTCGAGAAAATGGATATAGGATTGAGCCTGGTGCCTTTCCTCAAATTCCCTACCTCGACATTATCAAAGAACATTTACTAGGTGGTAAAACAAGATGA
- a CDS encoding DUF1273 domain-containing protein, whose protein sequence is MTSALILGYSALDLGLFNDKDIRVDIIKTAIRRDLERLAEDGVTWLVFTGTLGFEYWALQVAKDMKADYGFQLATIFDFETHGSNWNEANQAKLSEFKQVDFVKYAYPQYEHKGQLRDYQKFLLENTDTCYLFYDEENETKLRYFYQMMKNQADYVTRRLTFEDLNEIVENFSEK, encoded by the coding sequence ATGACATCAGCCTTGATTTTAGGCTATTCAGCCTTGGACCTTGGTCTCTTTAATGACAAGGATATTCGCGTTGATATTATCAAAACAGCCATTCGGAGAGACCTGGAACGTCTAGCAGAGGATGGGGTGACTTGGCTTGTCTTTACAGGGACTTTGGGCTTTGAGTACTGGGCGCTTCAGGTGGCGAAAGACATGAAAGCAGACTATGGATTTCAACTGGCGACCATTTTTGATTTTGAAACCCATGGCAGTAATTGGAATGAAGCAAATCAAGCGAAATTGAGTGAGTTCAAGCAGGTTGATTTTGTCAAATACGCCTATCCACAATATGAGCACAAGGGACAATTACGCGATTATCAAAAATTTCTGCTGGAAAATACAGATACTTGTTATCTTTTTTACGACGAAGAAAACGAAACCAAGTTACGATATTTTTACCAAATGATGAAAAATCAAGCGGACTATGTTACAAGAAGATTAACATTTGAGGACTTGAATGAAATAGTAGAAAATTTTTCTGAAAAGTAA
- the gpsB gene encoding cell division regulator GpsB, with protein sequence MASIIFSAKDIFEQEFGREVRGYSKAEVDEFLDDVIKDYETYAALVKSLRQEIADLKEELSHKPQVAPTQPDSIEVTASTSMTNFDILKRLNRLEKEVFGKQILDNQDL encoded by the coding sequence ATGGCAAGTATTATATTTTCAGCGAAAGATATTTTTGAACAAGAATTTGGACGTGAAGTACGTGGATATAGCAAAGCAGAGGTCGATGAATTCCTAGACGATGTGATTAAGGATTATGAAACCTACGCAGCTTTGGTCAAATCCCTTCGTCAAGAGATTGCTGATTTGAAGGAAGAATTATCTCATAAACCACAGGTAGCGCCAACTCAACCAGACTCTATTGAAGTAACGGCTTCTACTTCAATGACAAATTTTGATATTTTGAAACGCTTAAATCGTCTCGAAAAAGAAGTATTTGGTAAGCAAATCTTAGACAACCAAGATTTATAA
- a CDS encoding THUMP domain-containing class I SAM-dependent RNA methyltransferase, giving the protein MKEQFNLIATAAAGLEAVVGREVRDLGYDCQVENGRVRFQGDVKAIIETNLWLRAADRIKIVVGSFPAKTFEELFQGVFALDWENYLPLGARFPISKAKCVKSKLHNEPSVQAISKKAVVKKLQKHYARPEGVPLMETGPEFKIEVSILKDVATVMIDTTGSSLFKRGYRTEKGGAPIKENMAAAILQLSNWYPDKPLIDPTCGSGTFCIEAAMIARKMAPGLRRSFAFEEWNWVSDRLIQEVRTEAAKKIDRELELDIMGCDIDARMVEIAKANAQAAGVAGDITFKQMRVQDLRTDKINGVIISNPPYGERLSDDAGVTKLYAEMGQVFAPLKTWSKFILTSDEAFESKYGSPADKKRKLYNGTLKVDLYQYFGQRVKRQEVK; this is encoded by the coding sequence ATGAAAGAACAATTTAATTTAATCGCAACTGCTGCGGCGGGTCTCGAGGCTGTCGTTGGACGTGAGGTGCGAGACCTTGGTTATGATTGCCAGGTTGAAAATGGGCGTGTCCGCTTCCAAGGAGATGTGAAGGCAATCATTGAGACCAATCTTTGGCTTCGTGCAGCGGATCGCATCAAGATTGTAGTCGGAAGTTTTCCAGCTAAGACTTTTGAAGAGCTTTTTCAAGGTGTTTTTGCTCTAGATTGGGAAAACTATCTCCCGCTAGGAGCACGTTTCCCGATATCAAAGGCAAAATGTGTTAAGTCTAAACTCCACAACGAGCCCAGTGTTCAGGCTATTTCTAAGAAGGCTGTTGTGAAGAAATTACAAAAACACTATGCCCGTCCAGAAGGAGTTCCCTTGATGGAGACTGGTCCCGAGTTTAAGATTGAGGTATCTATCCTGAAAGATGTGGCAACTGTCATGATTGACACGACAGGATCTAGCCTTTTTAAACGTGGTTATCGTACGGAAAAGGGTGGGGCGCCAATCAAGGAAAATATGGCAGCGGCCATTTTACAACTCTCTAACTGGTATCCAGACAAGCCCTTGATTGATCCGACCTGTGGGTCAGGAACGTTCTGTATCGAGGCGGCTATGATTGCCAGAAAAATGGCACCAGGCCTTCGCCGTTCCTTTGCTTTTGAGGAATGGAACTGGGTCAGCGATCGGTTAATCCAAGAAGTTCGCACAGAGGCGGCTAAGAAAATTGATCGTGAACTTGAGCTGGACATTATGGGCTGTGATATTGATGCTCGCATGGTGGAGATTGCCAAGGCAAATGCTCAAGCAGCAGGCGTCGCAGGTGATATCACCTTTAAGCAAATGCGGGTACAGGACTTACGCACAGATAAGATTAATGGCGTTATCATTTCCAATCCACCATATGGGGAACGCTTGTCTGATGATGCAGGAGTTACCAAGCTCTATGCTGAGATGGGACAAGTCTTTGCACCACTGAAAACGTGGAGTAAGTTTATCCTGACGAGTGACGAAGCTTTTGAAAGCAAGTACGGAAGTCCAGCTGATAAAAAGCGAAAACTCTATAACGGGACCTTAAAAGTAGATTTGTATCAATACTTTGGTCAGCGTGTCAAACGCCAAGAGGTAAAATAG
- the mapZ gene encoding cell division site-positioning protein MapZ, translated as MSKKRRDRHKKGHQEPQFDFDEAKDLTVGQVIRKNEEVEAGVLPEDSILDKYIKQHREEIEADKFETRQFKKEELASTQNLEEMIQEVRESSESSDQVDDSDMVAEESIEEIENEETTQFVPPLQDEESAEIEPLVLTETEPKEINEEQEEETYTPLSRSAQPEPETGSKKKGVIIIASVVAAILVLAGTYYVYRQVSRSNQEIQSSQAASSDDQGTQTALKDFNDLYDTFYTDANKTALKNSQFDKLSQLKTLLDKLEGSRDYTLAKSRYDSLATQIKAIQDVNALFESPAITDGVLDTNAKAKADAKFTEIKTGNTELDKLLDKAISLGKSQQTSASSSSSSSSTSQESSSSATESNASSTTPSTSTTAPARDTNGGLSGDGVNLQRSASRVPYNQSAVDDSNNPAWTFADGVLEQVLATSRARGYITGNQYILERVNIVNGNGYYNLYKPDGTYLFTLNCKTGYFVGNGSGHADDLDY; from the coding sequence ATGAGTAAGAAAAGACGTGATCGTCATAAAAAAGGACATCAAGAACCACAATTCGACTTTGACGAAGCAAAAGACTTGACTGTTGGTCAAGTCATTCGTAAGAATGAAGAGGTCGAAGCAGGAGTATTGCCTGAGGACAGTATCTTAGACAAATACATCAAACAGCACCGTGAAGAAATCGAAGCCGACAAGTTTGAAACTCGTCAGTTTAAAAAAGAAGAACTGGCTTCTACTCAAAACCTAGAGGAAATGATCCAAGAAGTTCGTGAATCAAGTGAATCTTCTGATCAGGTAGACGATTCAGACATGGTTGCTGAGGAATCTATTGAAGAGATAGAAAATGAAGAGACTACTCAGTTTGTTCCACCACTTCAAGATGAAGAAAGTGCAGAAATAGAGCCTCTCGTTTTAACAGAAACAGAGCCCAAGGAAATAAATGAGGAACAAGAAGAGGAGACCTATACGCCTCTATCACGTTCGGCTCAACCAGAACCTGAAACAGGCTCTAAGAAGAAAGGTGTCATCATCATTGCTTCTGTAGTAGCTGCAATCCTTGTGCTTGCTGGAACATATTATGTCTACCGTCAAGTATCTCGTTCAAACCAAGAAATCCAGTCTTCTCAAGCAGCCTCTTCGGATGATCAAGGGACACAAACAGCTTTGAAAGACTTCAATGATCTCTATGATACTTTCTATACAGATGCTAATAAGACAGCTCTGAAAAACAGCCAGTTTGATAAATTGAGCCAACTGAAAACCTTGCTAGATAAGTTAGAAGGTAGCCGTGATTATACACTAGCTAAGTCAAGATATGATAGCCTAGCAACTCAAATCAAGGCCATTCAAGATGTCAATGCCCTCTTTGAAAGCCCAGCTATTACGGACGGTGTCTTGGATACCAATGCGAAAGCCAAAGCAGACGCTAAATTTACAGAAATTAAGACAGGGAACACAGAACTAGACAAACTCTTGGATAAGGCCATTAGTCTTGGCAAGAGCCAACAAACCAGTGCTTCCAGCTCAAGTTCAAGCTCTAGCACGAGTCAAGAAAGCTCAAGTTCAGCTACAGAAAGCAATGCAAGCAGTACGACACCTTCTACAAGCACTACGGCACCAGCTAGAGATACGAATGGTGGTTTGTCTGGCGATGGGGTTAATCTTCAAAGAAGTGCTAGTCGTGTACCTTACAACCAATCAGCTGTAGACGATAGCAACAACCCTGCTTGGACGTTTGCGGATGGTGTATTGGAACAAGTCCTAGCAACATCACGTGCTCGTGGCTATATCACTGGAAATCAATATATACTAGAACGTGTCAATATCGTAAACGGAAATGGTTATTACAACCTCTATAAACCAGATGGAACCTATCTCTTCACCCTCAACTGTAAGACGGGTTACTTTGTAGGGAATGGTTCTGGTCACGCTGATGACTTGGACTACTAG
- the gndA gene encoding NADP-dependent phosphogluconate dehydrogenase: protein MTKANFGVVGMAVMGRNLALNIESRGYTVAIYNRSKEKTEDVIACHPEKNFVPSYDVESFVNSIEKPRRIMLMVQAGPGTDATIQALLPHLDKGDILIDGGNTFYKDTIRRNEELANSGINFIGTGVSGGEKGALEGPSIMPGGQKEAYELVADVLEEISAKAPEDGKPCVTYIGPDGAGHYVKMVHNGIEYGDMQLIAESYDLMQHLLGLSAEDMAEIFTEWNKGELDSYLIEITADILSCKDDEGQDGPIVDYILDAAGNKGTGKWTSQSALDLGVPLSLITESVFARYISTYKEERVHASKVLPKPAAFKFEGDKAELIEKIRQALYFSKIISYAQGFAQLRVASKENNWNLPFADIASIWRDGCIIRSRFLQKITDAYNRDADLANLLLDEYFLDVTAKYQQAVRDIVALAVQAGVPVPTFSAAITYFDSYRSADLPANLIQAQRDYFGAHTYQRKDKEGTFHYSWYDEK from the coding sequence ATGACAAAAGCTAACTTTGGTGTCGTTGGTATGGCCGTAATGGGTCGTAACCTTGCCCTAAATATCGAATCTCGTGGTTATACAGTTGCCATTTACAACCGTAGTAAAGAAAAAACAGAAGATGTAATTGCTTGCCATCCTGAAAAGAACTTTGTGCCAAGCTATGACGTGGAAAGCTTTGTAAACTCAATCGAAAAACCTCGTCGTATCATGCTGATGGTTCAAGCTGGACCTGGTACAGACGCAACTATCCAAGCCCTTCTTCCCCACCTTGACAAGGGTGATATCTTGATCGACGGAGGAAACACTTTCTACAAAGATACCATCCGTCGTAATGAAGAATTGGCAAACTCAGGCATCAACTTTATCGGTACAGGGGTTTCTGGTGGTGAAAAAGGTGCCCTTGAAGGTCCTTCTATCATGCCTGGTGGACAAAAAGAAGCCTACGAATTGGTTGCTGATGTTCTTGAAGAAATCTCAGCTAAAGCACCAGAAGATGGCAAACCATGTGTGACTTACATCGGTCCTGATGGAGCTGGTCATTATGTGAAAATGGTCCACAACGGTATCGAGTATGGTGACATGCAATTGATTGCAGAAAGCTATGACTTGATGCAACACTTGCTAGGCCTTTCTGCAGAAGACATGGCAGAAATCTTTACTGAGTGGAACAAGGGTGAGTTGGACAGCTACTTGATCGAAATCACAGCTGATATCTTGAGCTGTAAAGATGATGAAGGTCAAGATGGCCCAATCGTAGACTATATCCTTGATGCTGCAGGCAACAAGGGAACTGGTAAATGGACTAGCCAATCAGCTCTTGACCTTGGTGTACCATTGTCACTCATCACTGAGTCAGTATTTGCGCGTTACATCTCTACATACAAAGAAGAGCGTGTACATGCTAGCAAGGTCCTTCCAAAACCAGCTGCCTTCAAGTTTGAAGGAGACAAGGCTGAGTTGATCGAAAAGATCCGTCAAGCCCTTTACTTCTCAAAAATCATCTCATACGCACAAGGTTTTGCTCAATTGCGTGTGGCTTCTAAAGAAAATAACTGGAACTTGCCATTTGCGGACATCGCATCTATCTGGCGTGATGGCTGTATCATCCGTTCTCGTTTCTTGCAAAAGATCACAGACGCCTACAACCGTGATGCAGACCTTGCAAACCTTCTCTTGGATGAGTACTTCTTGGATGTCACTGCTAAGTACCAACAAGCAGTTCGTGATATCGTAGCTCTTGCTGTTCAAGCTGGTGTACCAGTGCCAACCTTCTCAGCAGCTATTACTTACTTTGATAGCTATCGTTCAGCAGACCTTCCTGCTAACTTAATCCAAGCGCAACGTGACTACTTTGGTGCCCACACTTACCAACGTAAAGACAAAGAAGGAACATTCCACTACTCTTGGTATGACGAAAAATAA
- a CDS encoding response regulator transcription factor — protein MGKRILLLEKERNLSHFLSLELQKEQYRVDLVEEGQKALSMALQTDYDLILLNARLGDMTAQDFAERLSRTKPASVIMVLDHREELQDQIETIQRFAVSYIYKPVIIDQLVARISAIFRGRDFIDQHCSQMKVPTSYRNLRMDVEHHTVYRGEEMIALTRREYDLLATLMGSKKVLTREQLLESVWKYESATETNIVDVYIRYLRSKLDVKGQKSYIKTVRGVGYTMQE, from the coding sequence ATGGGGAAACGGATTTTATTACTTGAGAAAGAACGAAATCTCTCTCATTTTCTCAGTCTGGAACTCCAAAAAGAGCAATACCGTGTTGATCTGGTCGAGGAGGGGCAAAAAGCCCTTTCCATGGCTCTCCAGACAGATTATGACTTGATTTTACTGAATGCTCGTCTGGGGGATATGACGGCCCAGGATTTTGCAGAGAGGCTGAGTCGGACAAAACCTGCCTCAGTGATCATGGTCTTGGACCATCGCGAAGAATTGCAAGACCAGATTGAGACAATCCAGCGCTTCGCCGTTTCTTACATCTATAAGCCAGTGATTATTGATCAGCTGGTGGCTCGTATTTCAGCGATTTTCCGAGGTCGGGACTTTATCGACCAACATTGTAGTCAGATGAAGGTCCCAACGTCTTACCGCAATTTGCGTATGGATGTAGAACATCATACCGTTTATCGTGGCGAGGAGATGATTGCTCTGACGCGCCGTGAGTATGACCTTTTGGCCACTCTCATGGGAAGCAAGAAGGTCTTGACTCGTGAGCAGTTGTTGGAAAGTGTTTGGAAGTACGAAAGTGCGACAGAAACCAATATCGTGGATGTTTATATCCGTTATCTACGTAGCAAACTTGACGTAAAAGGTCAAAAGAGCTACATTAAAACCGTGCGTGGTGTTGGTTACACCATGCAGGAATAG
- a CDS encoding N-acetylmuramoyl-L-alanine amidase family protein: MKFLKKMLQVLLAVFFFALLATSTVFADDADSEGWQFVQENGRTYYKKGDLKETDWRVIDGKTYYFDYNGEMVVGWQYIPMPVKGYTIGPYPNGIRLEGSPMPEWYYFDKNGVLQEFVGWKALEVKTKDSVGRKYGEKRTNPEDKEEKSFYTNYYFNQNHSLETGWLYDQSNWYYLAKTEINGENYIGGERRAGWINDGSAWYYLDPETGIMQTGWKQIGNKWYYLRSSGAMATGWVKDGSTWYYLNASNGDMKTGWTKVNGNWYYLNSSGAMVTGSQTIDGKVYNFASSGEWI, translated from the coding sequence ATGAAATTTTTGAAAAAAATGTTGCAAGTTCTACTAGCAGTCTTTTTCTTTGCTTTGCTAGCGACAAGCACCGTCTTTGCGGATGATGCTGATTCAGAAGGCTGGCAATTTGTCCAAGAAAATGGTAGAACCTACTATAAAAAGGGGGACCTCAAAGAAACGGACTGGCGAGTGATTGATGGGAAGACCTATTATTTTGATTATAATGGTGAAATGGTTGTTGGTTGGCAATACATTCCAATGCCAGTTAAAGGATATACAATTGGTCCTTACCCTAATGGCATAAGATTAGAAGGTTCCCCAATGCCAGAATGGTACTACTTTGACAAAAATGGAGTGCTACAAGAGTTTGTTGGTTGGAAAGCATTAGAGGTTAAAACTAAAGACAGTGTTGGAAGAAAGTATGGGGAAAAACGTACAAACCCGGAAGATAAAGAAGAGAAGAGTTTTTACACGAACTATTACTTTAATCAAAATCATTCTTTAGAGACAGGTTGGCTTTATGACCAGTCTAATTGGTATTATCTAGCTAAAACGGAAATTAATGGAGAAAACTATATTGGTGGTGAAAGACGTGCAGGTTGGATAAACGATGGTTCAGCTTGGTACTATCTAGATCCAGAAACTGGTATCATGCAAACTGGTTGGAAGCAAATTGGCAATAAGTGGTACTACCTCCGTTCATCAGGAGCCATGGCAACTGGTTGGGTGAAAGATGGTTCAACTTGGTACTACCTAAATGCAAGTAATGGAGATATGAAGACAGGTTGGACAAAAGTAAATGGAAACTGGTATTATCTCAATTCCTCTGGAGCAATGGTTACAGGTAGCCAAACTATCGATGGTAAAGTTTATAACTTTGCTTCATCTGGTGAGTGGATTTAA
- the cbpC gene encoding choline-binding protein CbpC, protein MKLLKKMMQVALATFFFGLLATNTVFADTTGGQFVDKDNRKYYVKDDHKAIYWHKIDGKTYYFGDKGEMVVGWQYLEIPGTGYRDNLLDNQPVNEIGLQQKWYYFSSDGALLEQTDKQVLEAKTSENTGKVYGEQYPPSPEKRTYYFDNNYAVKTGWIYEDGNWYYLNKLGISGDDSYNPLPIGEVAKGWTQDFHVTFGIDRSKPAPWYYLDPTTGIMQTGWQHLGNKWYYLRSSGAMATGWYQVDSSWYYLDAENGDMKTGWQYLGNKWYYLRSSGAMATGWYQVGSTWYYLHASNGDMKTGWFQVNGKWYYAYSSGALAVNTTVEGYSVNYNGEWVQ, encoded by the coding sequence ATGAAGCTTTTGAAAAAAATGATGCAAGTCGCACTAGCAACATTTTTCTTTGGTTTGCTAGCTACTAATACTGTATTTGCGGATACAACAGGTGGCCAATTTGTTGATAAGGATAATAGAAAATATTATGTAAAAGATGATCATAAAGCAATCTATTGGCATAAAATAGACGGTAAAACTTACTATTTTGGTGATAAAGGAGAAATGGTAGTTGGATGGCAATACTTAGAAATTCCTGGAACAGGTTATCGTGATAATTTATTAGATAACCAACCAGTTAATGAAATCGGACTCCAACAAAAATGGTATTATTTTAGCTCAGATGGTGCTTTGCTAGAACAAACAGATAAACAAGTACTAGAGGCAAAAACGTCTGAAAATACAGGAAAAGTATATGGTGAACAATATCCTCCATCTCCTGAAAAGAGAACTTATTATTTTGATAATAATTATGCTGTAAAGACAGGTTGGATTTATGAAGACGGCAATTGGTATTATTTAAATAAGCTAGGAATTTCTGGCGATGATTCTTACAATCCACTACCAATTGGTGAAGTTGCTAAGGGTTGGACTCAAGATTTCCATGTTACTTTTGGCATTGATAGAAGCAAACCTGCTCCATGGTACTACTTAGATCCAACAACTGGCATCATGCAAACAGGTTGGCAACATCTTGGTAATAAATGGTACTATCTCCGTTCATCAGGAGCCATGGCGACTGGCTGGTATCAGGTAGACTCATCTTGGTATTATCTAGATGCTGAAAATGGTGATATGAAAACGGGCTGGCAATACCTTGGGAACAAGTGGTACTATCTCCGTTCATCAGGAGCCATGGCGACTGGCTGGTATCAGGTAGGTTCGACTTGGTACTACTTACATGCAAGTAATGGAGATATGAAGACAGGCTGGTTCCAGGTCAATGGCAAATGGTACTACGCATACAGCTCAGGTGCTTTAGCAGTGAATACGACCGTAGAAGGCTATTCGGTCAACTATAATGGCGAATGGGTTCAATAA